The window AGGCCCGTCGGCGCGTTCGCGCGGCGGCACGAAGTCGGGCATCATCAGCGACCGGCGCAAGCTTTCGCCGCCGTCCTGCACGATCACCTGCCCGGTCATGTCGCCAAACAGGGGTGTGCAGGTCATCGCCGAAAGCCAGCCGAATTCCCAGATGCTGCCGGTGCGCCCCGCGGGGATCATATTCTGAAGCGGCTCGATGCCGCCTTCGCGGTTTCCGGCGGTCGAGCTCGCATGCGGGAAAAACCCCGCGGCGATCGCGTTGACCCGGATGCCATAGGGCGCCCAGTCGGCGGCGAGTTTGCGGGTCATCGTCGCCTGCGCGGTCTTGGCGGCGGCGCTGTGCGCATCGCCGGGAAAGCCGGTCCAGATATATTGGGCGCTGTTGTTGACGATCGCGCCACCTTTGCCCCGCGCGATGCGGCGGCGGGCAAATTCGGTCGAACAAAGGAAGGTGCCGTCGATCGCGATGCGGGTGACGGCATTCCACGCGTTGGGCGAGATATCCTCGGCGAGGACCGGAAAATTGGCGCCGGCATTGTTGGCGAGCAGGCCGATCGGGCCGAGCGCCTCTTCGGCCTCGTCGAAAGCCGCGGCGACGGCTTCGGGGAGCCGCACGTCGCAGCTCATCGCATGGGCGCGCACGCCAAGCGCCGCGATTTCCGCCGCGCCTTCCCGCGCGCGTTCGATACTGCGGCCCATGACCGCGACATTGGCGCCGCCCTGTGCGAAGGCCTTGGCCATCGCGAGCCCCATGCCCGATCCGCCGCCGGTGACGAGCACCGTCTGACCCGCGAAGATATCCGCCGGATAGGGCGGTGCGTCGAACGGCGGCGGGGCCGCCACGATATGATGTGCTGGAACCGGCAATTTTCTCTCCCTTCGCGCAGGGTTGCGCCTCAGCCACGTGCGTGTCAAGACATACATAACTAGGTTATATAGGAGAGGATGATGGAGATAATCGCGGAAGGTCTCGCCTTTCCCGAAGGCCCCGTGGTGATGGCCGACGGATCGGTGATCGTCGTCGAACTCGCAGGCGGGCGGATCACGCGCTGCTGGAACGGCCGGACCGAGACGGTCTGCGACATCGGCGGCGGACCGAACGGCGCGGCGATCGGGCCCGACGGCGCGCTCTATGTCTGCAACAGCGGCGGGCTCGACCTCGTTAAATTCCAGAATGCGCGCGGGGCCGGGCATGAGGGCCGCATCGAGCGTGTCGACCTGGCGACCGGCCGGTATGAGCGGATTTGCGACAGCTGCGACGGCATCGCGCTCGAAGCGCCGAACGACATCGTCTTCGATGCCGAG is drawn from Sphingopyxis sp. OPL5 and contains these coding sequences:
- a CDS encoding SDR family oxidoreductase, translated to MPVPAHHIVAAPPPFDAPPYPADIFAGQTVLVTGGGSGMGLAMAKAFAQGGANVAVMGRSIERAREGAAEIAALGVRAHAMSCDVRLPEAVAAAFDEAEEALGPIGLLANNAGANFPVLAEDISPNAWNAVTRIAIDGTFLCSTEFARRRIARGKGGAIVNNSAQYIWTGFPGDAHSAAAKTAQATMTRKLAADWAPYGIRVNAIAAGFFPHASSTAGNREGGIEPLQNMIPAGRTGSIWEFGWLSAMTCTPLFGDMTGQVIVQDGGESLRRSLMMPDFVPPRERADGPWGWK